Proteins from a single region of Thiomicrorhabdus sp. Kp2:
- a CDS encoding phosphoethanolamine transferase yields the protein MKQYLSHSSAITLWILMFPLIAFLLMAEEFHESEITARMGWLILLIAFSYLVRIRFLYLLVLLPFVLSGVVDLFYTSTFNQQFEASLVRVLTDTDSQETQEFLSVYLGPFNLSILALYFAGLFYLGRELKFFRPQSFKTKLLVVGGVLMLIVAVQQIWFHDRYKDVLPGAFGQMTDGVKKYYQVQNEMKKRPELLANYQLPVLKEEAKPQTYIVVIGESAARKHHGLFGYQRNTNPLLESIKKDLILFNDVVSPFAVTYLSLSHTLTEKNLNNKTEFADSLSIVGLSKKAGFKTWWISNQPKYEGTTLSLSLVADHAEYVSGSGGYDEVVLPAVERALKDKSSHKVIFVHLRGSHMTYNKRYPQTYQVFDNKKGIEIYSKEPSKKQIEVVNAYDNSIVYTDKILFELIQSLETKDSISGLVYFADHGEEVYDYKDFIGHELKRITPVMFEVPFIVWVNDLYKNRFQEKVTAMKSQHKMPFLNDDFFDFGLCFMGIDADISKQSSSPCEPNFTPKKRVVAGQLYQDGKLYD from the coding sequence ATGAAGCAATATCTATCACACTCATCAGCCATTACGCTGTGGATTTTGATGTTTCCATTAATCGCTTTTTTATTAATGGCTGAAGAATTTCATGAGTCAGAAATAACTGCGAGGATGGGGTGGTTAATACTATTAATAGCTTTTTCATATCTTGTTCGCATTCGATTTTTGTATCTATTAGTTTTATTACCTTTTGTTCTTTCAGGGGTTGTTGATCTTTTTTATACATCCACCTTTAATCAACAATTTGAAGCTAGCTTAGTTAGAGTATTAACAGATACCGACTCTCAAGAAACTCAAGAGTTTTTATCAGTTTATCTTGGGCCATTTAACTTGAGTATATTGGCGTTGTATTTTGCAGGTTTGTTTTATTTAGGAAGAGAATTAAAGTTTTTTAGACCTCAAAGTTTTAAAACAAAACTTTTGGTTGTGGGTGGCGTTTTAATGCTAATCGTCGCAGTGCAGCAAATATGGTTTCATGATCGTTATAAAGATGTTTTACCTGGTGCGTTTGGGCAAATGACTGATGGGGTTAAAAAATACTACCAAGTTCAAAATGAAATGAAGAAAAGGCCAGAGTTATTAGCCAATTATCAATTACCCGTTTTGAAAGAAGAAGCTAAGCCACAAACTTATATCGTTGTGATTGGAGAGTCAGCAGCCCGAAAACATCATGGTTTGTTTGGTTATCAAAGAAATACAAACCCATTATTAGAAAGTATTAAAAAAGACTTAATACTGTTCAATGATGTTGTGTCACCCTTTGCTGTTACCTATCTTTCGTTAAGTCACACTTTGACTGAAAAAAACTTGAACAATAAAACAGAATTTGCCGATTCACTCAGTATTGTGGGTTTATCAAAAAAAGCAGGCTTTAAAACATGGTGGATATCTAATCAGCCAAAATATGAAGGGACAACGCTGTCATTATCTTTAGTTGCTGATCATGCGGAATATGTTAGTGGGTCAGGAGGCTATGATGAAGTAGTATTGCCTGCTGTTGAGAGAGCTTTAAAAGACAAAAGCTCTCACAAGGTGATATTTGTTCATTTACGCGGAAGCCATATGACTTACAATAAACGCTACCCGCAAACATACCAGGTTTTTGATAATAAAAAAGGTATTGAGATATATAGTAAAGAGCCTTCTAAAAAGCAGATTGAGGTTGTTAATGCCTATGACAACTCGATTGTTTATACAGATAAAATTCTTTTTGAATTAATTCAGTCTCTTGAAACCAAAGATTCGATTTCGGGGCTTGTATATTTTGCAGATCATGGGGAAGAAGTTTATGACTATAAAGATTTTATTGGACATGAATTGAAACGAATTACACCCGTTATGTTTGAAGTACCTTTTATTGTTTGGGTGAATGATCTGTATAAAAATCGTTTTCAAGAAAAAGTTACTGCAATGAAATCGCAACATAAAATGCCATTTTTAAATGATGACTTTTTTGATTTTGGATTGTGTTTTATGGGAATAGATGCAGATATCTCAAAACAATCTAGCTCTCCATGTGAACCTAACTTTACGCCAAAAAAACGAGTGGTTGCAGGTCAGTTATATCAAGATGGAAAGCTCTATGATTAA
- a CDS encoding diacylglycerol kinase, translating to MKSPHTGLNRVLHAAGYSWKGFKLTWKHEAAFKQEVILFALMTPLAFWIGDTASETVILIAVLLIVLVVELLNSAVESVVDRIGEDYHKLSGRAKDQGSAAVFLSFFIAILVWGGFIISKLMG from the coding sequence ATGAAGTCACCACACACTGGTTTAAATCGAGTTCTACATGCGGCGGGTTATTCATGGAAAGGCTTTAAATTGACCTGGAAACATGAGGCGGCTTTTAAGCAAGAAGTAATACTTTTTGCATTAATGACCCCCCTAGCGTTTTGGATAGGAGATACCGCATCCGAAACCGTAATTTTAATTGCGGTTTTACTTATTGTGTTGGTGGTTGAACTTTTAAACTCCGCAGTAGAGTCGGTTGTGGATCGTATTGGTGAGGATTATCATAAATTATCAGGTCGCGCCAAAGACCAAGGTTCGGCAGCGGTGTTTTTATCTTTTTTTATCGCCATCTTAGTTTGGGGCGGTTTTATTATTTCTAAGTTAATGGGTTAA
- the rfaD gene encoding ADP-glyceromanno-heptose 6-epimerase produces the protein MIVVTGGAGFIGSNIVKALNAQGRTDIIVVDNLKNGKKFINIADCDIADYLDKEDFQQRIFAEQGLPDIEAVFHEGACSATTEWDGKFMMDNNYEYSKDVLNYCLNWKIPFFYASSASVYGDGPDFIEDRVYEKPLNVYGYSKFQFDQYIRQILPTAQSQIVGFRYFNVYGPREQHKGDMASVAFKLHNQILAGEKLKLFGEYDGYGAGMQTRDFVYIEDVVKVNLWFMQHPEKSGIFNLGPAAAEPFKNIADAVIDFHGKGEIEYIPFPEHLKGAYQSFTQADNTALREAGYDESFHTVAQGVKKYLTWLTENPTTLNFTK, from the coding sequence ATGATTGTTGTTACAGGTGGCGCAGGGTTTATTGGCAGCAATATCGTTAAGGCGTTAAATGCACAAGGGCGTACTGATATTATTGTGGTTGATAATCTAAAAAACGGTAAAAAGTTTATCAATATTGCCGATTGTGATATTGCCGATTACCTCGATAAAGAAGATTTTCAACAGCGTATTTTTGCCGAACAAGGCCTGCCCGATATTGAAGCAGTATTTCACGAGGGAGCTTGTTCTGCCACCACCGAGTGGGATGGCAAATTTATGATGGACAATAACTATGAATACTCTAAAGATGTTCTGAATTATTGTTTAAACTGGAAAATTCCATTTTTTTACGCTTCATCAGCTTCAGTTTATGGTGATGGGCCTGATTTTATTGAAGACCGAGTCTATGAAAAACCGTTGAACGTTTACGGTTACTCAAAGTTTCAGTTTGACCAATATATTCGCCAAATCCTACCAACCGCACAAAGCCAAATTGTCGGCTTTAGATACTTTAATGTGTATGGTCCGCGTGAACAGCATAAAGGCGATATGGCCAGTGTGGCTTTTAAATTGCATAACCAGATATTAGCGGGCGAAAAACTTAAATTATTTGGTGAATACGATGGTTATGGTGCAGGTATGCAAACCCGTGATTTTGTTTATATTGAAGATGTGGTTAAGGTGAATCTTTGGTTTATGCAACACCCAGAAAAATCGGGTATTTTTAATTTGGGGCCAGCCGCTGCTGAACCCTTTAAAAATATTGCCGATGCGGTAATTGATTTTCATGGCAAAGGTGAAATTGAGTACATACCTTTTCCAGAGCATCTAAAAGGGGCGTATCAAAGTTTTACTCAGGCCGACAATACTGCGTTAAGAGAAGCAGGGTATGATGAGTCTTTTCATACCGTTGCCCAAGGTGTTAAAAAATATTTAACTTGGTTAACAGAAAATCCAACTACGTTAAATTTTACAAAATAG
- the waaC gene encoding lipopolysaccharide heptosyltransferase I translates to MRILLIKMSSMGDVFHTFPALSDAQQNLPGLVIDWVVEKSFAEIPKWHPVVDKVYPIELRKWRKTLLKKQTRQEIKAFFEEINQTQYDLVIDAQGLLKSTWVARKINAKTAGYDWQSAREPLATLFYRYKYPVAKEQHAILRLRQLIAQSLNYALPDNAPIVYGLNTQAWSKPHLVTEQFAEDDYWVFLHGTTWETKYWPEDYWIEVLQEANVLGKKVILPWGNQEEHERALRIAGTAEPTNVWVPSEMLSLNDMAKTLKNAQAVVSVDTGLSHVAAALEVPMVVLYRVTDPKLVGADGAKVTRLESPCAPDYIKKFSSKEQELESLKGLSVADVLNALEKE, encoded by the coding sequence ATGCGAATTCTGCTCATAAAAATGTCATCCATGGGCGATGTGTTTCACACATTCCCTGCTTTATCGGATGCCCAACAAAACTTGCCAGGCCTGGTAATAGATTGGGTGGTTGAAAAATCGTTTGCAGAAATCCCTAAATGGCATCCAGTAGTCGATAAGGTTTATCCTATTGAATTGCGTAAATGGCGTAAAACCTTGCTGAAAAAACAGACCCGCCAAGAGATTAAAGCGTTTTTTGAAGAGATAAATCAAACACAATACGATTTAGTTATAGACGCTCAAGGACTTTTAAAAAGTACCTGGGTAGCCAGAAAAATTAACGCAAAAACGGCAGGTTACGACTGGCAAAGTGCTCGTGAACCTTTAGCCACTCTGTTTTATCGATATAAATACCCTGTTGCTAAAGAGCAACATGCCATTTTACGGTTACGCCAATTGATTGCCCAAAGCCTAAATTATGCTTTGCCAGACAATGCACCAATTGTATACGGATTAAATACCCAGGCCTGGTCAAAACCCCATTTGGTCACTGAGCAATTTGCGGAAGATGATTATTGGGTCTTTTTACACGGCACTACTTGGGAAACCAAATATTGGCCAGAAGACTATTGGATTGAAGTTTTACAAGAAGCCAATGTACTTGGGAAAAAGGTAATTTTGCCTTGGGGAAATCAAGAAGAGCATGAGCGTGCTTTACGAATCGCGGGAACTGCAGAACCAACAAATGTTTGGGTACCTAGTGAAATGTTGTCTCTTAATGATATGGCCAAAACCCTTAAAAACGCTCAGGCAGTGGTGTCTGTCGATACTGGTCTTTCTCATGTAGCGGCCGCTTTAGAAGTACCTATGGTTGTTTTGTACCGAGTAACCGACCCTAAATTAGTCGGAGCGGATGGGGCAAAAGTGACCCGACTAGAGTCTCCATGTGCACCTGACTATATCAAAAAGTTTTCAAGTAAAGAGCAGGAGTTAGAGTCATTAAAAGGCTTGAGTGTAGCTGATGTCTTAAACGCTTTGGAAAAAGAGTAA
- a CDS encoding polysialyltransferase family glycosyltransferase: MTTLQEQNPKVLYLPSTPLNILVSVAHALAHADSQNARIVLIDQKNIQDNIYFKILNEWKDSPFEQVLLTSGSARGFQKVVERKANFKTLAKLAKEFPANAIAVGSDRRVEFQYLMHLRTDDRGGVEGWYLDDGLYSYAGRPYRWFKDSINSILKKLSYGFWWQEPKTVGSSNWIYKAWLFSPENAIEAIQQKECHQIVTEWFVIDQIKGFSQTICKAFGLLLTEDESDVFILIPHPNNIEKMPGYLAKIEHFLANLNNHNLSVSIKYHPRTESEDPYNFKERYGVKLIPSALAFEFVLPLLKSKSFVIGDVGTSLLTAKWLRPDVNNIAVLNKDSQFEVRFLKIMQKLDVRVKGSFDEALELING, from the coding sequence ATGACTACGCTACAAGAACAAAACCCTAAAGTACTTTATCTACCCTCTACACCATTGAATATACTGGTTTCGGTGGCTCATGCGCTTGCCCATGCAGATAGTCAAAACGCTAGAATCGTTTTAATTGACCAAAAAAATATTCAAGACAATATTTACTTTAAGATCTTAAATGAATGGAAAGACTCACCTTTTGAACAGGTATTATTAACATCGGGTAGTGCTAGAGGTTTCCAAAAAGTTGTAGAACGAAAAGCTAATTTTAAAACTCTAGCAAAACTTGCTAAGGAATTTCCTGCAAATGCCATTGCGGTAGGAAGTGATAGAAGAGTTGAATTTCAGTATTTAATGCATTTGAGAACTGATGACAGGGGTGGCGTAGAAGGCTGGTATTTAGATGATGGGTTGTATTCCTATGCTGGTAGGCCTTATAGATGGTTCAAAGATTCTATTAATAGTATTTTAAAGAAACTGAGTTACGGGTTTTGGTGGCAAGAGCCCAAAACAGTTGGCTCATCTAATTGGATTTACAAGGCCTGGTTGTTTTCGCCAGAAAACGCTATTGAGGCTATCCAACAAAAAGAGTGCCATCAGATTGTGACTGAATGGTTTGTAATAGATCAAATTAAAGGTTTTAGTCAAACTATTTGTAAAGCTTTTGGTTTGTTACTAACTGAAGATGAATCAGATGTTTTTATTTTAATTCCACACCCCAATAATATTGAAAAAATGCCAGGCTATCTTGCCAAAATAGAACATTTTTTAGCCAACTTAAATAACCATAATTTGAGTGTTTCAATAAAGTATCATCCACGTACAGAAAGTGAAGATCCATATAACTTTAAAGAGCGTTATGGTGTTAAATTGATTCCTTCTGCACTTGCCTTTGAATTTGTTCTACCATTGTTAAAGTCGAAGAGTTTTGTGATTGGTGATGTAGGCACTTCTTTGTTAACCGCAAAATGGTTACGTCCAGATGTAAATAATATTGCGGTATTAAATAAAGACTCTCAATTTGAAGTTAGGTTTCTGAAAATAATGCAAAAATTAGATGTGAGAGTGAAAGGTAGTTTTGATGAAGCGTTGGAGTTAATCAATGGCTAA
- a CDS encoding polysaccharide pyruvyl transferase family protein → MNVRKSLRVAIINNTRPTSHYGCLMVMKNLETLLKQQGVEVLWTWPVSVDWRTHKEMLFAMPKVDAVIVNGEGTIHHGPRRWQAQALAEFADYAHNVLHLPAFLINTTLYANEDSLYEYIKRFNRIYVRDRSSFETLQTKQIESQYVPDMTFALKPNSNYQPSKELLVVDSVMQTDVPKLKEFSKKNQADYCSMIVARPSNYSFWKRPRRFLIEIFKWAVNEKKRSLNPSDFEAQLATYRLIVTGRYHTVTMCLKNRIPFVALESNTPKISFLLKEVFGDTHRVISSDKLESLEFNEWNSFSKAELLAIDLFIEKAINMNAKMIEEIVNDID, encoded by the coding sequence ATGAATGTGAGAAAAAGTTTGAGAGTCGCAATAATCAACAATACTCGTCCAACTAGCCATTATGGCTGTTTGATGGTTATGAAAAATTTAGAAACCTTACTCAAGCAGCAAGGGGTAGAAGTTTTATGGACTTGGCCAGTAAGCGTTGATTGGCGTACACATAAAGAAATGTTATTCGCTATGCCTAAAGTGGATGCGGTTATCGTCAACGGGGAAGGAACCATTCATCATGGTCCAAGGCGATGGCAGGCTCAAGCATTAGCAGAGTTTGCTGATTATGCGCATAACGTCCTACATTTACCTGCATTTTTGATTAATACCACTTTATATGCTAACGAAGATTCTTTGTATGAATATATAAAAAGGTTTAACCGAATTTATGTTCGTGATCGTTCAAGTTTTGAAACGTTACAGACTAAACAAATTGAAAGTCAATATGTACCTGATATGACGTTTGCTTTAAAACCTAATTCAAATTATCAGCCAAGTAAAGAGCTTTTAGTTGTGGACTCAGTTATGCAAACAGATGTTCCTAAGTTGAAAGAATTTAGTAAGAAGAACCAAGCAGATTATTGTTCAATGATTGTGGCAAGACCATCTAATTATTCTTTTTGGAAAAGACCGAGACGCTTTTTGATAGAAATATTTAAATGGGCAGTAAATGAAAAAAAGCGTAGTCTAAATCCAAGTGATTTTGAAGCGCAATTAGCAACATATCGACTTATTGTTACTGGACGATATCATACTGTAACAATGTGTCTAAAAAACCGGATACCGTTTGTTGCATTAGAGTCGAATACTCCTAAAATTAGTTTTCTTCTAAAAGAAGTTTTTGGGGATACCCATCGAGTTATTTCTTCAGATAAGCTTGAAAGCTTGGAGTTTAATGAATGGAATTCTTTCTCTAAAGCAGAGTTATTAGCCATAGATTTGTTTATAGAAAAAGCGATTAATATGAACGCTAAAATGATAGAAGAAATCGTAAATGATATTGATTAA
- a CDS encoding phosphotransferase family protein has protein sequence MLNRLVRFYYRWRNKEHISKLELESKYSLNQIIATIQQSSQTVVMPSIKIVSEYRFLGGANNFGFILMKDEYTHKTLWVGKVASKDLITREILFLKWHQESINLQDVFAPQYLTSGRIPETSIEFLVTEKLTSVKRIKLNSMFNLYKKTAGANEFINTTFGTDELMPLKAGSRIRDLLLNLVVQLKTGESKTFIDTFFMERKKFLPQFIDDLSSIEDKVHSLHQKLNIEDPSLWGFVHGDFKKSNMMEDGDGNLKLIDFQYICYGIRVWDLAFYLSKDKEGFQSSVMNVLNLLINQNERNLLLFYYVFSVLLHPNIKTFENSFNNKICPALNLLNSGVFCESR, from the coding sequence ATGCTGAACAGATTAGTTAGATTTTATTATCGATGGCGTAATAAAGAACACATTTCTAAACTTGAGTTAGAAAGTAAATATTCTTTAAACCAGATTATTGCAACCATTCAACAAAGCTCTCAGACTGTTGTTATGCCATCAATAAAAATCGTGTCCGAATATCGTTTTTTAGGAGGTGCTAATAATTTTGGATTTATCTTAATGAAGGATGAATATACTCATAAAACTTTATGGGTTGGAAAAGTGGCATCCAAAGATTTAATTACTAGAGAAATACTTTTTTTAAAGTGGCATCAAGAATCCATTAATTTACAAGACGTTTTTGCTCCTCAATATTTAACATCGGGAAGGATACCCGAAACGAGTATTGAATTTCTTGTTACAGAAAAATTAACCTCTGTTAAACGTATAAAACTAAATAGTATGTTTAACTTGTATAAAAAGACAGCTGGAGCAAATGAATTTATAAATACAACCTTTGGAACTGATGAATTGATGCCTTTAAAAGCTGGTAGCCGTATAAGAGATCTTTTATTAAATTTAGTGGTTCAATTAAAAACAGGTGAATCGAAAACTTTTATAGATACTTTTTTTATGGAAAGAAAGAAGTTTTTGCCCCAATTCATCGATGATTTGTCCTCTATTGAGGACAAAGTCCATAGTCTGCATCAAAAGTTAAATATAGAAGATCCTTCTTTGTGGGGCTTTGTTCATGGTGATTTTAAAAAATCTAATATGATGGAAGATGGTGATGGGAATCTAAAATTGATTGATTTCCAATATATTTGCTATGGAATTAGGGTTTGGGATTTAGCGTTTTACCTTTCTAAAGATAAGGAAGGGTTTCAATCTTCTGTTATGAACGTTTTAAATTTATTAATTAACCAAAATGAAAGAAATCTACTGTTATTTTATTATGTTTTTTCTGTCTTATTACACCCAAATATTAAGACATTTGAAAATAGCTTTAACAACAAGATTTGCCCTGCTTTAAATTTATTAAATTCTGGTGTGTTCTGTGAATCTAGATAA
- a CDS encoding O-antigen ligase: MNLDKPKLKETHLLVLRWLTFILVIMLFAGYSLRGVIPYNFEQILILMFFLGGYVFWKQKKHEVLDRSFNIWLLLLTSYWLSIFLISFYHFSFGEVTVQKLQIVFLILGFIVLGLTILNLNPSIDYFWYFLIVASMFMAIWLGMELKAHGLDAVFNATRFGGAYGHPIKFGVYGNGLLILMLGGFVWAYKKHPLLLILWVLLVISNLLIVILSQSRTAWIGWPEAIIGWGGYYLFLILKSSSSKWFKLNIISLPLIVLFLITSSEPVKSVFEKRYMAAVNDIVGYINGDNPYSSLGARFVMYETSWNLIQERPWLGYGADGFKENFKSQSAYVLNSRFSRSSEGLKYSQVHNQFLMTWIQYGIFPVLILLSFFIYILRFFWLGMRSSEPESKPIFIAGIVFSVATFMSFMPESPLEYSSYSAHYWLFLTLLFVFAVIEKNKLIEFKESSHVS; encoded by the coding sequence GTGAATCTAGATAAACCGAAATTAAAAGAAACTCACCTGCTTGTCTTGCGATGGTTGACGTTTATTCTTGTGATTATGTTATTTGCTGGTTATAGCCTAAGAGGTGTTATTCCTTACAATTTTGAGCAGATATTAATCTTAATGTTTTTTTTGGGAGGGTATGTTTTTTGGAAGCAAAAAAAACATGAGGTATTAGATAGGTCTTTTAATATTTGGCTGCTACTACTCACATCATATTGGTTAAGTATTTTTTTAATAAGTTTTTATCATTTTTCTTTTGGTGAAGTTACAGTCCAAAAATTGCAAATAGTGTTTTTGATTTTAGGCTTTATTGTACTTGGCTTGACGATTTTAAACCTGAATCCAAGCATTGATTATTTTTGGTACTTTTTAATCGTTGCTAGTATGTTTATGGCTATTTGGTTAGGGATGGAGTTAAAGGCTCATGGCTTAGATGCCGTTTTTAATGCAACAAGATTTGGTGGTGCTTATGGGCATCCAATAAAGTTTGGTGTTTATGGTAACGGTTTACTTATATTAATGCTTGGTGGGTTTGTTTGGGCATACAAAAAACACCCTTTGTTACTAATTTTATGGGTGCTACTGGTTATTAGTAATCTTTTAATAGTAATTCTTTCACAAAGTCGAACTGCTTGGATTGGTTGGCCAGAAGCTATTATTGGTTGGGGAGGGTATTATTTATTTTTAATTTTAAAGAGTTCTTCTTCTAAATGGTTTAAATTGAATATTATTTCTTTACCCTTGATTGTATTATTTTTAATAACTAGTTCTGAACCAGTTAAAAGTGTTTTTGAAAAACGTTATATGGCCGCTGTTAATGATATTGTTGGCTATATAAATGGAGATAATCCGTATTCAAGTTTAGGTGCTCGATTTGTGATGTATGAGACTAGTTGGAATCTAATTCAAGAAAGGCCTTGGCTAGGATATGGTGCAGATGGTTTTAAAGAAAATTTTAAGTCTCAAAGTGCTTATGTGTTGAATAGTCGCTTTAGTAGGTCTAGTGAAGGACTTAAGTATAGTCAGGTTCATAATCAATTTTTAATGACTTGGATTCAATACGGCATATTCCCAGTTCTAATTTTATTGTCGTTTTTTATATATATTCTAAGGTTCTTTTGGTTAGGTATGCGTTCTAGTGAACCTGAGAGTAAACCAATCTTCATTGCTGGAATTGTTTTTTCAGTCGCAACCTTTATGTCTTTTATGCCAGAGAGCCCGTTAGAATATAGCAGTTATAGTGCTCATTATTGGTTGTTTTTAACTTTACTATTTGTGTTTGCAGTAATAGAAAAAAACAAATTAATTGAATTTAAAGAAAGTTCTCATGTCTCATAG